A genomic stretch from Halococcus saccharolyticus DSM 5350 includes:
- a CDS encoding PHP domain-containing protein: MLSAELHCHSELSFDGRDPVDLLLSQAEAVGLDALAVTDHDEIDASLAAAEQASEYGLIGIPGSEVSSAAGHVLALGIIERVPAGLPFEETVSRIRDQGGIAVVPHPFQRSRSGVAPHITRDTLASADAIETYNSRLLTGRSNRRAERFAETNDLPMTAGSDAHIAEMVGQAVTEIDTDERSVEGVLDAIRAGRTRVVGKRTPWRISFRQASGGVKRRIKNRLANVFG, from the coding sequence GTGCTGTCGGCCGAGCTTCACTGTCACTCCGAACTGTCTTTCGACGGCCGTGATCCGGTCGACCTTCTGCTCTCCCAGGCCGAGGCCGTCGGTCTCGACGCGCTCGCCGTCACCGACCACGACGAGATCGACGCCAGCCTCGCGGCCGCCGAGCAAGCGTCGGAGTACGGCCTGATTGGAATTCCCGGCTCCGAGGTGAGCAGTGCCGCCGGCCACGTGCTCGCGCTCGGGATCATCGAACGGGTTCCCGCCGGCCTGCCGTTCGAGGAGACCGTTTCGCGCATCCGCGATCAGGGCGGGATCGCGGTCGTTCCGCATCCGTTTCAGCGATCACGTAGTGGCGTTGCACCACACATCACCCGCGACACGCTCGCAAGCGCCGACGCGATCGAGACGTACAACTCCCGGCTGCTCACCGGGCGCTCGAACCGCCGGGCCGAGCGCTTCGCGGAGACGAACGATCTCCCGATGACGGCGGGCAGCGACGCCCACATCGCGGAGATGGTCGGCCAGGCGGTCACGGAGATCGACACCGACGAGCGGTCGGTCGAGGGTGTGCTCGACGCGATCCGTGCGGGCCGCACCAGAGTGGTCGGAAAGCGAACCCCGTGGCGGATCAGTTTTCGCCAGGCGAGCGGCGGCGTCAAGCGTCGTATCAAGAACCGTCTCGCGAACGTCTTCGGGTAG
- a CDS encoding YbaK/EbsC family protein: MHPRARAFADRAATEYDLDVDVHEFPEGTKTAADAADAIGCDVAQIASSLAFRAPDLVVVVTSGANRVSEARLARLRDVSESEIEMADADDVRETLGWSIGGVPPFCHESDVPVYLDETLTEFETVWAAAGTPEAVFPIAPDRLEALADAQLVDVAE, translated from the coding sequence ATGCACCCCCGAGCACGCGCGTTCGCCGACCGCGCCGCCACAGAGTACGATCTCGACGTCGACGTCCACGAGTTCCCGGAAGGAACCAAGACGGCAGCCGACGCCGCCGACGCCATCGGGTGTGACGTCGCCCAGATCGCGAGTTCGCTCGCCTTTCGCGCGCCCGACCTCGTCGTCGTGGTCACGAGCGGAGCCAACCGTGTGAGTGAGGCACGCCTCGCCCGCCTTCGAGACGTTTCCGAGAGCGAGATCGAAATGGCCGACGCCGACGACGTGCGCGAGACGCTCGGCTGGTCGATCGGTGGCGTCCCGCCGTTCTGCCACGAGTCGGACGTGCCGGTGTATCTCGACGAGACGCTCACCGAGTTCGAGACGGTCTGGGCCGCTGCCGGAACTCCCGAGGCGGTCTTTCCGATCGCACCGGACCGACTCGAAGCGCTCGCGGACGCACAGCTGGTCGACGTGGCCGAGTGA
- the purL gene encoding phosphoribosylformylglycinamidine synthase subunit PurL, translating to MPLPEADRERIVAELGREPTPAEAALFENLWSEHCAYRSSRPLLSAFDSESEDVVVGPGDDAAVVAVPTPDNDRNDADSDDDVYVTLGIESHNHPSYVDPYDGAATGVGGIVRDTLSMGAYPIALTDSLYFGGFDREHSRYLFDGVVEGIADYGNAIGVPTVGGSVAFHSGYEGNPLVNVACAGLLPANRLVTAEAQRAGNKLVLVGNATGRDGLGGASFASEDLAEDAETEDRPAVQVGDPYTEKLLIEANEALLDEDLVQSARDLGAAGLGGASSELVAKGDLGAEIDLEAVHRREPGMNATEILLAESQERMCYEVRPEDTDRVREIAERFDLGCSVIGEITEGNYTCSFGGEAVVDVPATYLADGAPMNDLPAESPTQPERDLPDATVEQSFERVLSDPNTASKEWVYRQYDHEVGLRTAVRPGDDAAVMDLHEAGVGLAISAGAEPRWTSAAPYEGACAIALENATNLAATGAKPLAAVDCLNGGNPEKPDVYGGFSAIVDGLADMCSDLSVPVVGGNVSLYNDSVAGPIPPTPTLAMVGTRAWDDSRRNVDTDEGPMNTDEGPMHADAGPSTALAGEGTLLVVGDRVLDGEPAGLGGSAYLALEGSDRFPSLPANPAALVEALATVANHEATTAVHDASHGGLAVTLAEMVTPAVGATVEIEGPASSTEHFFHEQPGRAVVETKEPTAVREAFAGIAPVHELGSTTDTDRLEASVGDTELSMSAETIAERRAVLDREMD from the coding sequence ATGCCCCTTCCCGAGGCCGACCGCGAGCGGATCGTCGCGGAACTCGGCCGCGAGCCGACGCCGGCGGAGGCCGCACTGTTCGAAAATCTCTGGAGTGAACACTGTGCGTACCGCTCCTCACGCCCGCTGCTGTCGGCGTTCGACAGCGAGAGCGAGGACGTGGTGGTCGGACCTGGTGACGACGCCGCCGTGGTGGCCGTGCCGACGCCCGACAATGACAGAAACGACGCCGATAGTGACGACGATGTCTACGTCACGCTCGGGATCGAGAGCCACAACCACCCCTCGTACGTCGACCCCTACGACGGCGCAGCCACAGGCGTCGGCGGGATCGTCCGCGACACGCTCTCGATGGGCGCGTACCCGATCGCGCTGACCGATTCACTCTATTTCGGCGGTTTCGACCGCGAACACTCACGGTACCTGTTCGATGGCGTCGTTGAGGGGATCGCGGACTACGGCAACGCGATCGGCGTGCCGACCGTGGGCGGCAGCGTCGCGTTTCATTCCGGTTACGAAGGAAATCCCCTCGTGAACGTGGCGTGTGCGGGGCTCCTCCCCGCGAATCGACTCGTCACCGCCGAGGCACAGCGCGCGGGGAACAAGCTGGTGCTCGTCGGGAACGCCACCGGGCGCGACGGATTGGGTGGGGCGAGCTTCGCGAGCGAGGACCTCGCCGAGGACGCAGAAACCGAGGACCGGCCGGCGGTCCAGGTCGGTGACCCTTATACCGAGAAGCTCCTGATCGAGGCGAACGAGGCGCTGCTCGACGAGGACCTCGTGCAGTCGGCGCGGGATCTCGGGGCCGCTGGACTCGGTGGAGCCTCGTCGGAGCTGGTTGCCAAGGGCGATCTCGGGGCCGAGATCGATCTCGAAGCGGTCCACCGGCGCGAACCGGGGATGAACGCGACAGAGATCCTGCTCGCCGAATCACAGGAACGGATGTGCTACGAAGTCCGGCCCGAGGATACCGACCGAGTGCGGGAGATCGCCGAACGGTTCGATCTCGGGTGTTCGGTCATCGGCGAGATCACCGAGGGCAACTACACCTGTTCGTTCGGCGGAGAAGCTGTCGTCGACGTCCCCGCGACCTACCTCGCCGACGGTGCACCGATGAACGATTTGCCGGCTGAATCGCCCACACAGCCCGAACGCGACCTTCCCGACGCCACCGTCGAACAGTCCTTCGAGCGGGTGTTGAGCGATCCGAACACCGCGAGCAAGGAGTGGGTGTACCGCCAGTACGATCACGAAGTCGGGCTCCGGACCGCCGTCCGGCCAGGCGACGACGCGGCGGTGATGGATCTCCACGAGGCCGGCGTCGGCCTCGCGATCTCGGCGGGTGCAGAGCCTCGCTGGACGAGCGCCGCCCCCTACGAGGGCGCGTGCGCGATCGCACTCGAAAACGCGACGAATCTCGCCGCCACGGGGGCAAAGCCGCTCGCCGCCGTCGACTGTCTCAACGGTGGCAACCCCGAGAAGCCCGACGTCTACGGCGGCTTTTCCGCGATCGTCGACGGACTGGCCGACATGTGCAGCGACCTCTCGGTACCGGTCGTCGGCGGCAACGTCTCGCTCTACAACGACTCGGTGGCGGGGCCGATCCCGCCGACGCCGACGCTCGCGATGGTCGGCACGCGAGCGTGGGACGATTCCAGGCGGAACGTAGACACCGACGAAGGACCGATGAACACTGACGAGGGACCGATGCACGCCGACGCCGGGCCGTCGACCGCGCTCGCTGGAGAGGGAACGCTCCTCGTGGTCGGGGATCGCGTTCTCGACGGCGAACCGGCGGGACTCGGCGGGTCGGCATACCTCGCTCTGGAGGGCTCCGACCGGTTCCCGTCACTGCCGGCGAACCCGGCCGCACTCGTCGAGGCGCTCGCGACGGTGGCGAACCACGAGGCGACGACCGCGGTCCACGACGCGAGCCACGGCGGGCTCGCGGTGACGCTCGCGGAGATGGTCACGCCGGCTGTGGGTGCGACCGTCGAAATCGAGGGTCCAGCGAGTTCGACCGAGCACTTCTTTCACGAACAGCCGGGCCGCGCGGTCGTCGAGACCAAGGAGCCGACAGCGGTCCGTGAGGCGTTCGCGGGCATCGCACCGGTGCACGAACTCGGGTCGACGACCGACACCGACCGGCTCGAAGCGAGCGTCGGCGACACCGAACTCTCGATGTCGGCCGAGACGATCGCCGAACGTCGGGCAGTGCTCGACCGCGAGATGGACTGA
- a CDS encoding rhodanese-like domain-containing protein has protein sequence MYDESQQASEELQLTKGYEELVAEAAAEVTTLPIETAIDRLDHEVVFVDVRDGPELDAKGRVPGAIHASRGMLEFHIDPESPYHIEEFASGSEFLFYCAVGGRSALAVQTAQEMGLSAVANVEGGFEAWTEAGGPTEMAA, from the coding sequence ATGTACGACGAGTCCCAACAGGCATCCGAAGAACTGCAACTGACAAAAGGATACGAGGAACTGGTGGCCGAAGCCGCCGCCGAAGTCACGACACTGCCGATTGAGACGGCGATCGACCGACTCGACCACGAGGTCGTGTTCGTCGATGTTCGAGATGGGCCGGAGCTCGATGCGAAAGGACGGGTCCCGGGAGCCATCCACGCATCCCGTGGAATGCTGGAGTTCCATATCGATCCCGAGAGCCCCTACCACATCGAGGAGTTCGCCTCGGGATCGGAGTTTCTCTTTTACTGTGCCGTGGGTGGGCGCTCGGCGCTCGCTGTGCAGACGGCCCAGGAGATGGGGCTGTCCGCAGTTGCAAACGTCGAGGGAGGCTTCGAGGCGTGGACGGAAGCCGGCGGTCCGACCGAGATGGCTGCCTGA
- a CDS encoding alanyl-tRNA editing protein, with translation MSDQRYLPDDEYTREFEASVTSVDEADRTVVLDGTYFYKEGGGQPADHGSLSWDDGSARVVDVRQDHGEIRHTLDGDLPEPGITIHGELDWERRYAHMRYHTAQHVVSKVVLDEFGASTAGNQIHTDRARIDFEPAEFDADDLRTIERLSNDQIEQDLSVEKSRRSRDALETETPDGRTNLDLIPDHVDPLRAVTIGDVDVCPCGGTHVDSLGELGRIEIIDRTSKGADIDRIEFVLDDSG, from the coding sequence GTGAGCGACCAGCGCTATCTCCCTGACGACGAGTATACGCGAGAGTTCGAGGCGAGCGTGACGAGTGTCGACGAGGCAGACCGCACCGTGGTCCTCGACGGCACCTACTTCTACAAGGAGGGTGGCGGCCAGCCCGCCGATCACGGTAGCCTCTCGTGGGACGACGGATCGGCGCGTGTGGTCGACGTGCGCCAGGATCACGGCGAGATTCGCCATACCCTGGACGGCGACCTTCCCGAACCCGGAATCACGATTCACGGCGAACTCGACTGGGAGCGCCGCTACGCCCACATGCGCTATCACACGGCCCAACACGTCGTCTCGAAGGTGGTGCTCGACGAGTTCGGTGCGAGTACGGCTGGGAATCAGATCCACACCGATCGCGCCCGGATCGACTTCGAGCCCGCGGAGTTCGACGCCGACGATCTTCGGACGATCGAACGGCTCTCGAACGATCAGATCGAACAGGACCTCTCGGTCGAGAAGTCCCGCCGCTCGCGCGACGCCCTCGAAACCGAAACGCCCGACGGCCGGACCAACCTCGATCTCATCCCCGATCACGTCGACCCGCTCCGGGCGGTCACGATCGGCGACGTCGACGTCTGTCCGTGTGGCGGCACCCACGTCGATAGCCTCGGCGAGCTTGGCCGAATCGAGATCATCGACCGGACCTCGAAGGGGGCGGACATCGATCGGATCGAGTTCGTTCTCGACGATTCTGGGTGA
- a CDS encoding DUF998 domain-containing protein, whose translation MNGSLNRRLAVVSGALAPVVALGSILLGTDLSPTFSWTGSALSDLGVTPASALVFNRGLVAGGVLALPLVWVLAADGRSTLGVVFGLTAVSMALVGVFRSGHPLHFPVALGFYLGATATMLVDGIEALRTNVRAWGLAAVGLALVHIGSWAAWSAGIRPGPGLAIPEAIGAALFALWVWGVALQLHSSETRA comes from the coding sequence GTGAACGGTTCGCTCAATCGTCGTCTCGCCGTGGTCTCGGGTGCGCTCGCCCCGGTCGTCGCGCTCGGATCGATCCTCCTCGGAACTGACCTCTCACCGACGTTCTCGTGGACGGGAAGTGCGCTCTCGGATCTCGGCGTGACGCCCGCGAGCGCGCTCGTGTTCAATAGGGGTCTCGTCGCCGGTGGTGTGCTGGCGCTCCCACTCGTGTGGGTGCTCGCGGCCGATGGTCGATCGACCCTGGGGGTGGTGTTCGGCCTCACGGCCGTCTCGATGGCGCTCGTCGGGGTCTTCCGATCGGGACACCCACTTCATTTCCCGGTCGCGCTCGGCTTCTATCTCGGGGCGACCGCGACGATGCTGGTCGATGGGATCGAAGCGCTTCGAACGAACGTGCGGGCGTGGGGTCTCGCGGCTGTTGGACTCGCGCTTGTCCACATCGGCTCGTGGGCCGCGTGGAGTGCCGGTATCCGTCCTGGGCCAGGGCTCGCGATTCCCGAAGCGATCGGCGCAGCACTGTTCGCGCTCTGGGTGTGGGGAGTCGCGTTGCAGCTCCACTCGTCCGAAACTCGGGCGTAG
- a CDS encoding OB-fold domain-containing protein: MSHENDDTADHDSDASGTPPMEATRYADGSITYPGHPIGPDGTEPVGTVDLSDHTATVVTWTTSTAPPPGVDAPNHLAIVAFEIDGKTVRALGQLTTDEIAIGDEVTPVYAPELRDPEAGIREPESQDWDGYRFEPV; this comes from the coding sequence ATGAGCCACGAAAACGACGACACGGCCGACCACGACTCCGACGCAAGCGGGACGCCGCCGATGGAAGCGACACGATACGCCGACGGTTCGATCACCTACCCCGGCCATCCGATCGGCCCTGACGGAACGGAACCGGTCGGAACCGTGGATTTGAGCGATCACACCGCGACGGTGGTGACGTGGACGACGAGCACCGCGCCGCCGCCTGGCGTCGACGCTCCCAACCACCTCGCGATCGTCGCGTTCGAGATCGATGGTAAAACGGTCCGGGCGCTCGGTCAGCTCACGACCGACGAGATCGCGATCGGTGACGAGGTCACGCCGGTGTACGCCCCGGAGCTACGCGATCCCGAGGCGGGAATCCGCGAACCCGAGAGTCAGGACTGGGACGGCTATCGATTCGAGCCGGTCTAA
- a CDS encoding acyl-CoA carboxylase subunit beta: MATEEPTSADETTGGADDFESETPIEELRRRRAAAKQGGGEERVAAQHAKGKLTARERIEYLLDDDTFRELGTFVEHRSTNFDMDERGVPGDGVVTGYGEVDGRTVFVFAHDFTVLGGSIGEAVADRICAVMDKAIETGAPIVGLNDSAGARIQEGIDSLAGFARIFRRNVEASGVVPQISAIMGPCAGGATYSPALTDFTVMVEDTSHMMITGPDVIETVTGEEISMAELGGANTHATESGVAHLTCASEKDALDDVRRLLSYLPRNNVEDPPRVDSWGDPERRCEVGAVVPDEPRKPYDVTDVVSGIIDEDSFFEVHGEFARSLVTGFARLDGRPVGVVANQPRVNAGTLDIETSQKGARFVRCCDSFNVPVLTFVDVPGFMPGTDQEHDGIIRHGAKLIYAYAEATVPLLTVILRKAYGGAYIVMGSKLLGADVNYAWPGAETAVLGPRGAVNILYSDEIETADDPEATRQTLMDEYREKFANPYSAAERGYVDSVIEPHETRERLVSDLDVLARKRVDSSRKKHGNIQL; encoded by the coding sequence GTGGCGACGGAGGAACCAACCAGTGCCGACGAGACTACCGGTGGGGCGGATGACTTCGAAAGCGAGACGCCGATCGAAGAACTCCGGCGGCGGCGCGCGGCGGCGAAACAGGGCGGTGGCGAGGAGCGCGTCGCGGCCCAACACGCAAAGGGGAAGTTGACCGCGCGCGAGCGGATCGAGTATCTCCTCGACGACGACACGTTCCGCGAACTCGGCACGTTCGTCGAACACCGCTCGACGAACTTCGATATGGACGAGCGCGGGGTTCCAGGCGACGGCGTCGTCACGGGGTACGGCGAGGTCGACGGCCGCACGGTGTTCGTGTTCGCCCACGATTTCACCGTGCTCGGCGGATCGATCGGCGAGGCGGTCGCCGACAGGATCTGCGCGGTGATGGACAAGGCGATCGAGACGGGCGCGCCGATCGTCGGCCTAAACGATTCGGCAGGCGCACGGATCCAGGAGGGGATCGACTCGCTCGCTGGCTTCGCACGGATCTTCCGGCGGAACGTCGAGGCGAGTGGAGTCGTTCCACAGATTTCGGCGATTATGGGCCCATGTGCTGGCGGCGCGACGTATTCGCCCGCGCTGACGGACTTTACTGTGATGGTCGAGGACACCAGCCACATGATGATCACCGGACCGGACGTGATCGAGACCGTCACGGGCGAGGAGATCTCGATGGCTGAGCTCGGTGGCGCGAACACTCACGCCACCGAGAGTGGCGTCGCTCACTTGACCTGCGCGTCGGAGAAAGACGCGCTCGACGATGTTCGGCGATTGCTCTCGTATCTTCCACGGAACAACGTCGAGGATCCGCCACGCGTCGACTCGTGGGGCGATCCGGAACGCCGTTGTGAAGTCGGTGCGGTCGTCCCCGATGAGCCACGAAAGCCCTACGACGTGACGGACGTCGTGTCCGGGATCATCGACGAAGACTCCTTTTTCGAGGTTCACGGCGAGTTCGCGCGCTCGCTCGTGACTGGTTTCGCACGACTCGACGGCCGGCCGGTCGGTGTGGTCGCGAACCAGCCCCGGGTCAACGCTGGCACCCTGGATATCGAGACGAGTCAGAAGGGCGCACGGTTCGTCCGGTGCTGTGATTCGTTCAACGTTCCCGTACTGACGTTCGTCGACGTCCCCGGGTTCATGCCTGGCACCGATCAGGAACACGACGGGATCATCCGTCACGGCGCGAAACTGATCTACGCCTACGCCGAGGCGACCGTCCCGCTTCTCACAGTCATCCTCCGGAAAGCCTACGGCGGCGCGTACATCGTGATGGGCTCGAAACTCCTCGGTGCGGACGTGAACTACGCGTGGCCCGGCGCGGAGACCGCCGTCCTTGGCCCGCGTGGGGCAGTCAATATTCTCTATAGCGACGAGATCGAGACAGCCGACGATCCGGAAGCGACCCGCCAGACGCTGATGGACGAGTACCGTGAGAAGTTCGCCAATCCCTACTCGGCCGCCGAACGCGGCTACGTCGACAGCGTGATCGAACCACACGAGACACGCGAGCGCCTCGTGAGCGATCTCGACGTACTCGCCCGCAAGCGGGTCGACAGTTCCCGGAAAAAACACGGTAACATCCAGCTCTGA
- a CDS encoding thiolase family protein yields the protein MNTNVAVIGASMTQFGGRDAWVRELLAEAGAACLDDAGVGPETVEHCYVSNMASGEFEGMTGVPNALAHDLDCLPAYTQRVDQTSSSGGAGMYAAWQSIASGASEMTLLVGGEKMTHRSTSEATDVIASLTHPVEYKHGVTLPSFAGLTARLYLDQYDAPRESLGKVAVKNHKNGVDNPHAQFQKEVDLDTVLESPIVADPLRLYDFCPITDGSAALLFCPESVAREYTDEYAVIAGVGGATDTHVVHERSDPTVMNGVVESGRQAYERSGYDPDDIDVAELHDMFTILEFLQMEGLGFAEPGEAWRAIEDGRTERDGDLPINTSGGLKSKGHPLGASGVAQGYEIYKQLLGEAGPRQVDADVGLACNVGGFGNCVITTIMEAST from the coding sequence ATGAACACGAACGTCGCGGTCATCGGGGCGTCGATGACCCAGTTCGGCGGGCGCGACGCGTGGGTGCGCGAGCTACTCGCCGAGGCGGGGGCGGCGTGTCTCGACGACGCGGGCGTTGGCCCCGAAACCGTCGAGCATTGCTACGTCTCGAACATGGCGAGCGGCGAGTTCGAGGGGATGACGGGCGTCCCGAACGCGCTTGCCCACGATCTCGACTGCCTGCCGGCGTACACCCAACGAGTCGACCAGACCTCTTCGTCGGGTGGTGCCGGGATGTACGCCGCGTGGCAGTCGATCGCCTCGGGTGCGAGCGAGATGACCCTCTTAGTGGGCGGCGAGAAGATGACCCACCGATCGACGAGCGAAGCCACCGACGTCATCGCGTCGCTCACCCATCCAGTAGAGTACAAACACGGCGTCACGCTCCCGAGTTTCGCGGGGCTGACCGCCCGCCTCTACCTCGATCAGTACGACGCACCGCGCGAGAGTCTCGGGAAGGTCGCGGTCAAAAACCATAAAAACGGCGTCGACAACCCTCACGCCCAGTTCCAGAAGGAAGTCGATCTCGACACGGTGCTGGAGAGTCCGATCGTCGCCGACCCACTCCGACTGTACGACTTCTGTCCCATCACCGACGGTAGCGCGGCGCTCCTCTTTTGTCCGGAGTCCGTGGCTCGGGAGTACACTGACGAGTACGCCGTGATCGCGGGCGTCGGCGGTGCGACCGACACCCACGTGGTCCACGAGCGGAGCGACCCGACAGTCATGAATGGCGTGGTCGAATCCGGTCGCCAGGCGTACGAGCGGAGCGGGTACGACCCCGACGATATCGACGTCGCCGAACTCCACGACATGTTCACGATCCTCGAGTTCCTCCAGATGGAGGGGCTCGGGTTCGCCGAGCCCGGCGAGGCGTGGCGCGCGATCGAGGACGGCCGAACCGAGCGCGACGGCGACCTCCCGATCAACACATCTGGAGGGTTGAAATCGAAGGGCCACCCCCTCGGCGCGAGCGGCGTCGCGCAGGGATACGAGATCTACAAACAACTGCTCGGCGAGGCCGGACCACGCCAGGTCGACGCCGATGTGGGACTCGCGTGCAACGTCGGTGGATTCGGCAACTGTGTCATCACCACCATCATGGAGGCGAGTACATGA
- a CDS encoding DUF7547 family protein yields MSDRPDDGRRSGDDRRRDRGTDQDLGRLAGDLSTTLDDLRDELERERGPPRGPLGLPRPPTPGELVRFTDEYTIPTAIAVLEANIRLLEALQGVIRLARTGEEARERGREMRSRTERLGRDGLDRLDDVLVDLQDALDGRPENPEARTLLDDARALRREIDDRLDEAEDGSRADTTRARGSADGEPDDTELDATDDPAGESVTIDVDSELDSIRDEVDGDDDDEDES; encoded by the coding sequence ATGAGTGACCGACCGGACGACGGCCGGCGATCCGGCGACGATCGACGGCGCGACCGAGGGACCGACCAGGATCTCGGGCGGTTGGCCGGCGACCTCTCGACCACGCTCGACGATCTCCGCGACGAACTGGAGCGCGAGCGCGGTCCGCCGCGGGGGCCGCTCGGACTGCCGCGGCCGCCGACACCCGGCGAACTCGTTCGGTTCACCGACGAATACACCATCCCGACGGCGATCGCGGTGCTCGAAGCCAACATCCGGCTGCTCGAAGCGCTCCAGGGAGTCATTCGGCTGGCGCGCACTGGAGAGGAGGCCAGAGAGCGCGGGCGCGAGATGCGATCACGGACGGAGCGGCTCGGCCGCGACGGTCTCGATCGGCTCGACGACGTCCTCGTGGACCTCCAGGACGCGCTCGACGGCCGTCCCGAGAACCCCGAGGCCAGAACCCTGCTCGACGACGCCCGCGCACTCCGGCGCGAGATAGACGATCGTCTCGACGAGGCCGAGGACGGTTCTCGAGCGGACACGACGCGGGCGCGCGGCTCCGCTGACGGCGAACCTGACGACACGGAACTGGACGCAACCGACGATCCTGCTGGCGAGAGCGTCACCATCGACGTCGACTCGGAACTCGACTCGATCCGCGACGAGGTCGACGGCGACGACGATGACGAGGACGAGTCGTAA
- a CDS encoding DUF7331 family protein gives MSTSPHETPSESSSDAPAPIERIAAFERDDGAIVIYDEREPTAWIQSNGAVGVDEAR, from the coding sequence ATGAGCACGTCCCCGCACGAGACCCCCTCCGAGTCGTCCAGTGACGCGCCCGCCCCGATAGAGCGCATCGCCGCCTTCGAGCGCGACGACGGTGCGATCGTCATCTACGACGAGCGCGAACCAACGGCGTGGATCCAGTCGAACGGTGCTGTCGGCGTCGACGAAGCGCGCTGA
- the dpsA gene encoding DNA starvation/stationary phase protection protein DpsA: MSAQESDSQLRQEFGTVEESPALRIEGDRAEQIVDALNADLASSYVLYHQLKKHHWNVEGAEFLELHRFLEEAYEAVEHHSDVIAERAQALGGVPVAGPEAHAEHSYVDFEGEDVYDVRTSLRNDMEMFADIIERMRDHIELTNNLGDYTSEEVVRGAIADYEEYAHHLEHYLEDDTLVLDEATH, from the coding sequence ATGAGCGCACAAGAATCCGATTCGCAACTCCGCCAGGAGTTCGGGACCGTCGAGGAATCACCGGCGCTCCGGATCGAGGGCGACCGAGCCGAGCAGATCGTCGACGCGCTGAACGCCGATCTCGCGTCGTCGTACGTGCTGTACCACCAGCTCAAAAAGCACCACTGGAACGTCGAGGGCGCGGAGTTCCTCGAACTCCATCGTTTCCTCGAAGAGGCCTACGAGGCCGTCGAGCACCACTCGGACGTGATCGCCGAACGCGCCCAGGCGCTCGGCGGTGTCCCGGTCGCCGGGCCCGAAGCCCACGCCGAACACAGCTACGTCGACTTCGAGGGCGAAGACGTCTACGACGTCCGGACGTCGCTCCGCAACGACATGGAGATGTTCGCGGACATCATCGAGCGGATGCGCGATCACATCGAACTCACGAACAACCTCGGCGACTACACCTCCGAGGAAGTGGTCCGCGGTGCGATCGCGGACTACGAGGAGTACGCCCACCACCTCGAACACTATCTCGAGGACGACACCCTCGTCCTCGACGAAGCGACCCACTGA